In the genome of Candidatus Schekmanbacteria bacterium, the window GATAAAAGAATCCAATCTTCAAATAATCAGCCATTGCTTGGGGATTTTTATTCCAATTAAAAGAGTTCCTCCAGAATTCCCTATAATCATCTTTTCCATTTTTGCCTTCAAGCTCCATCTTTGCCGCCTTTGCAGCTCTAAATCCGCACATCATTGCCCCCTGATACATCGTTTCAGCAAAACCTGCACTATCGCCAATGAAGATTATATTTCCCTGCACAGGATCAGCCATAGGTGATATAAGGTGAACAACAGCACCATTGCGGGCAACTATCTCTGCATCCTTGAACCAATCCTTCAACATCTCCTTTTCAAAGAATTCTTCTAAAAAAACCCTGCAGAATTTTGCAGGATTGACACCGCTGATACCAACATAGAATTTTTTTTCTCCTCCTTTACAGGGCGCCATATACAAGACACCACCGCCCCTCGAATATGTAGAGCCATAAAATGTACAGAAAGCTCTATTTGGGAAAGGAAAATTGACATTATCAAGGGTGTATTGAAGAGATGGACCTCGTCCCATAACCTGCCGTTGTTTATTGGCACCTGTCTTTTGAGCAATAATTGATTTTAATCCCTCCCCCACTATTGCTATCTTCCCTTCAATGTATTCTTGTCCGCTTCTGGTCTTCAATGTTATTTTCACATAATTTCCAGCGTCTTCCGCTCCTATTGCCAATGTTTCATCGAATATTTTAACACCTGTCTCTTCAGCCTTAGAAGTAAGTGTATCAAGCATAAGCTGATTGTCGAAGAGATGATAAAGAGGAATTTTTGTATTATGGACATAAACCTTTTTACCGGAGGGGGAAAAACTAATTGAATCATATATCTTTTCTAATTTATCAGGATACTCGATTTCAAATCCGTTCTTTTGAAAGACAATTTTAGTAGAACGATTTTCTTCTACTATTTTTAAGTGCTCTCCATTGAATCCTTCTGTATCAACCATCATACAGGTATTTGCGCGCATCAGAACAGAACCGATCTTTCTTCGTTCAACAAGAGCTGTTTTCAAACCCATCTTCTGGGCACTCAATGCGGCAACCGATCCACCGGGACCGGCACCAACTATGACAACATCATATTTCATACCCTATCTCTTCAAAGAATTCTTTAAAATGAGTTCCAATAGCAGAAATTATTTTTTGAACCTTGTTTTTAATTTGAAAAGTTTATATGAGTAATTTTTTAAAAAGTCAAATTATTATGCTATTAGCTTCAAATGTTGAATTATTGCATTTTTTGAGGATTTCAAGATGTCATTTATAAAAATTGAAGACTTGAATGGGATATTAAAAATCAAGATGCAAAGCACTATTTTAGGAATGAAACCTAAAATGTTTTGTGTTTGCGCATATTATACAGATGGAGTTTTAATAGATACAGGATTCAAGAAGGTTGACAAACAACTTTGCAGTTTATTTAAAACTCGTCCGTTAAGCATAATAATAAACACCCACAACCATGAAGACCATATAGGAGGGAACTACTTGCTGACAAAAACATACAAATTGACTGCATATGCCCACAAAGACGCATTGCAGAGAATAGCCAATCCACCACGCGATTATCCTATTTCAAATGGCCTCTGTTGGGGATTAGCAAAACCATCTCCTGTTGAAGAAATTCCGAATGAAATAAAGGGAAATAATTTTACATTTAAAGCAATAGAAACTTTTGGGCATTCTCCCGGACATATTTCCATTTACATACCTGAAAAGGAATGGGTGGTGGGAGGTGATATCTTCATTACAAAACGCCCTATATTTCTCAGGGCAACAGAATCGGTATCAGGGACGATCAAATCTCTTGAAAAAATAATTGATCTCAAACCAAAGAAGTTTTTCTGTGCAAGCGGTAAGGTCCTTGAAAATCCAATTGAAGAATTGCAGAAGAAAATTGACAATTTCAGTCAATGGCGTGAAAAGGTGCTTGCTCTTTACAGGGAAGGTATCAGTCCTGAAGAGATACGCGATAGAGTTTTTGGAAAAGAATCAAGTTTTGCTTATATGTCGCGGGGAATATTCTCGAAGATGAACTTCGTGAAGAATATTTTGAAGGAGGAAAGAAATCATAAAGTTGGGGAAATATAAAGGATAAAAATACAACTGCACTATTTCAACTTGGCAACAAAAATGTCGTTATTGCCATGAAATGAACTGTCAAATGCTTTTTTTGTCATAGGGAATTTACTGGAATTTGCAATTCCTGCAATTAAAATATTTCCGTTATCATCAACTGCAATTGCATTTCCAATGAATTTTGAATATTCGCCGAATTTAAATGATTTTTTAAGCTTTTTAAGCTTCTTTGAAAATGACATCACAAAAGTATTCTTATCTAAACCACTTTTAAGCCGCTTGATTGATATAGTAGTGGGAAAATCATCTGAAATAGTAGTTCCAATCACATAAATATTATCATTCCTATCTATTGCTATTGAATTCATTATGTCATACGAACTACCTCCTGCCATAGCGCTCCTGATAATTTTACCCAAGCTGTTGTTGAGCATTGAGATAAAAACATCAGGTCCAGATGTGGAAGCCCTTATCTTTACCGCTTTTTTACTTGGAATTTTTCCTGACCATATAATGCCGCTGATATAAACATTGTCTTTTGAGTCGACTAAGACAGACTTTATTGTTACATCGGAATCAATAATCATAGATGATAAAAGGGTATCCAAATTATTATTGAATTTTAGAACTCCCTTTTTTTCATTGCCTATGCCTAATCCTGTTCCAACAGCAACAAATACATTACTCTTCGAATCAATAGCTATAGCAGGTATGCCATAAGAAGTTAGACCTGATTTATTATAGAAAAAAGTAGAAGATAGAAGGTTTGACAAGCTCTTGTTGAATTTCGAAATGAAAAGTTCATATGATTGTTCAAATGTATTGTCATAGGCATTGTCCGTAACTGGAAAGTTGGGTGATTTTGTCCGCCCTGTTACATATATATAGCCGTCAGGGCTTATTGCCATATCGTCTATAGAGTCATCATTTTTCTTTCCAAAATATGTTCCTGCAAGAAGTTTGTTAAGCCGTTTATTCAATTTGACAACGAATCCTGATGTTGACGAACCCCATGCAGTAAACTCTTTTTGGTATGCATTGTCGGAAACAGGAAAATCTGATGAAATGGTATTGCCCGCAATATAAACATTGTTATTTTTATCTATTGCCAGTTTCGATTCATTATCCTCGCCACTGCCACCAATCAATGCAAGGGATTTGATTTTGGAAAGTTTTTTGTTAATTCTGAAGACGAAGATGTTTTGAGAATCATTGGAAATGTTTTTGAAAGTTTTGTCCACTTTGAAAAAACTATCTGCATCTGTTGTTCCAGCCACATATATATTTCCTTTAGAATCTATTGCAAGTGAGTTAGCCGAGTCATTTGAAGCCAATACTCCCACAACAGAAGTTGAATTAATAACAGAAGACAAGTCGCCGTCTATTTTAGAAACATTAACTCCTCCACCGCCAATTAGGAAAACGTTACTGTTGCTGTCTATTACAATATCCCTTACTCCATAGTCAGTATCTAACTGAGAAGTAAGAAAATTTAAATCACTATCCAATTTCCTTATATATTTTAGCTTCGTTACATTATGATCTGTTTGATTGCTTATAACACCTGCATAAATATTCTCCGCAGAATCAAATTCGATTGAATAAATATCAGGTTCAGACACTCCTTCTAAAAATGTATTGGCGAGAACGTCGCTCAAATTATTATCAAGCTTTGTGATAAACCCCCTACCATCGAGATCATTATAATTGTAAGGATCAAGTGAAGGAAAATCCGGAGCTTCAGTCCATCCTGAGACATATACATTGTCACTGCTGTCAGTAGCAATATCGTCAATAAGATCCCTGCCTTTTCCACCCAAATATGTTGAAGATAGCAATGTAGAT includes:
- a CDS encoding NAD(P)/FAD-dependent oxidoreductase, with the protein product MKYDVVIVGAGPGGSVAALSAQKMGLKTALVERRKIGSVLMRANTCMMVDTEGFNGEHLKIVEENRSTKIVFQKNGFEIEYPDKLEKIYDSISFSPSGKKVYVHNTKIPLYHLFDNQLMLDTLTSKAEETGVKIFDETLAIGAEDAGNYVKITLKTRSGQEYIEGKIAIVGEGLKSIIAQKTGANKQRQVMGRGPSLQYTLDNVNFPFPNRAFCTFYGSTYSRGGGVLYMAPCKGGEKKFYVGISGVNPAKFCRVFLEEFFEKEMLKDWFKDAEIVARNGAVVHLISPMADPVQGNIIFIGDSAGFAETMYQGAMMCGFRAAKAAKMELEGKNGKDDYREFWRNSFNWNKNPQAMADYLKIGFFYPFFNNEELDYLFGLVDGKTFEGVHDPYQQVNKLFDILLQSKDIDAAIAEKAKKFQKITMQDIAQLIIQKRQFAKKE
- a CDS encoding MBL fold metallo-hydrolase; protein product: MSFIKIEDLNGILKIKMQSTILGMKPKMFCVCAYYTDGVLIDTGFKKVDKQLCSLFKTRPLSIIINTHNHEDHIGGNYLLTKTYKLTAYAHKDALQRIANPPRDYPISNGLCWGLAKPSPVEEIPNEIKGNNFTFKAIETFGHSPGHISIYIPEKEWVVGGDIFITKRPIFLRATESVSGTIKSLEKIIDLKPKKFFCASGKVLENPIEELQKKIDNFSQWREKVLALYREGISPEEIRDRVFGKESSFAYMSRGIFSKMNFVKNILKEERNHKVGEI